CTGTGACCTCCCCGCTGGCCAGCTGTGCCAGCCGCGCCGAGTGCTGCTCCAGCGCCGCCAAGACCGGCTCGTCGGCCCCCTCCGCGACGCGCAGCATGGCGTCCAGCACGTCTGCGGCGCGCCGCAGCTCGTCGCGCATGGGCGTGCCCAGCCGCAGCAGGCCGTCACGCACCCCGCCGAGCACATCCTCCAGCGTGTGGGCGAAGGTGCCCAATGGGTCCAGGCCCACCATGAACGAACTGCCCTTGATGGTGTGCGCCGCGCGGAATGTGACGTCCAGATCGGGTTCCGGCTGGTCCAGCTGGGCGCGCAGGTTGGCCAGGTGCTCGCGCACTTCCGGTGCGAAGTACTCCCACACCTCGCCCTGTTCCCGCACGAAGGCGCGCAGGACGCCCGTCAGATCGGTGCCCGGCACTGGGCCGTCCACGGGAACAGCTTCGGTCTCGAGCACGTCCGGTGTGGGGGTCGGCAGCGGCTGGGGCACGAAGGCCTGCGGCTGGGCGCGCAGCATCGCCTGGAGCTGCGCCGCGCCGCCCGCGCGCGTGAAGCGCAGGCCCAGCTCGGCCTCGCCGCGGCCGGCGGTCACGTCGTCCAGGCCCTCACCCAGCACCGCCAGCGCGGTGTCCAGCAGCGCCGCGTAGGCCGTGCGGGCCTCAGTGTGCAGGTCAGGCCGCGCTTCCAGGACGCGTTCGAGCAGCGCGGCCACCTTCGAGAGCTGCGGGAAGCCGTAGAGGCCCGCGCTGCCGCGCATGCGGTGGGCGACGATGGCGAGGCGTCCCAGCAGGAGCGCGTCGTCCTCGAGGCCGGCCCGCAGGGCGTCCGCGCCGGCCCGCAGCGTGCTCAGGTCGGCCCGGGCCTCGCTCAGGAAGGCCGGCAGCAGTCCGGTGCGCGTCGCGGCGTCCATGGTCAGCTCGGCAGCCGGAAGCGTTCCAGGCTGCGGTTCAGGGTCGAGGCCAGCGCCTCCAGCTGCTCGGCGGTCTGCCGGCCGTGCTCGACGGACGCCTTGGACTGCTGCGCGGTGCTGGCGATCGACTGCACCGCCACGCCCATCTGCTCCACGCCCTGCACCTGCGCCTGGGTGGCCTGGGCGATCTCGTCGGCGAGCTGCGCGGACTGCTGCGACAGCGCGCCGATCTGGCGCAGGCGTTCCCCGGCGGTGCCGGCCACGTGGTAGCCCTGCTCCACCTCGCGGGTGCCGTCCTCCACGCTCACGACCACGTCCTGGATCTCGGCCTGCACCGTCTTGATCAGCGTGGCGATGCGGGCGGTGGCGCTCGAGGACGTGTCGGCCAGCTTGCGCACCTCGTCGGCGACGATGCTGAAGCGCCCGCCGGCCTCGCCCGCGCCGGCCGCCTCGATCGAGGCGTTCAGGGCCAGCAGGTTCGTCTGGCGCGCGATCTGCGAGATGGTGTCCACGATCTCCTGGATCTCCAGCGAGCGGTCGCCCAGCGTCTTGATGCGCTTGGCGATGCCCTGCACCTCGCGGCGGATGTTCTGCATGCCGTCCAGCGTGCCCGTCACGGCTTCCTCGCCCTGCTGCGAGGCCAGCAGCGCCTGGCGCGCGGTCTCGGCGGAGGCCTGTGCGGCCTGCGCCATGCTGCGGATGGCGTGCGTGACGGCGCGCACGCGTTCGGACACGCGCTGCGCTTCCTCAGCGGTCAGCTGCGCGCCGTGCTGGATCTGCTCGGTGCTGCCGAGCATCTCGCGCGAGCCCACCGACACCGACTGCGACGCGTCCTGCACGGTCCTGAGCACGCTGCCCAGCTCCTCGGTCATCAGGTTGATCGAGTCGACCACGTTGCCCAGCACGTCCTCGGTCACGGTGCCGCGCCGCGTCAGGTCACCCTCGGCGATGTCCATGGTCACGTCCAGGAACGCGCCGATGTTGCGCTGCAGGTCCTCGGAGTCGCGCAGGCTGGCCTGGTTGCGCTCGTCGTTGGCCCGCAGCTTGAGAACGGCGTCGTTGAAGGCGCCGGCCACCACGCCCACCTCGTCGCGGGTGGTGACGCGCACGTCCGCGCTGAGATCGCCGCGTGCCAGCTGCCCCGCGGCGCGCGCCAGCCCGGCCAGCGGGCGGGTGATGGCCCGGCCGATCAGCAGCAGCAGCACGGTCGCGGCCAGGGTCAGCAGGCCCAGCGCGGCCAGCTGGCTGTACATCACGCGCTCGGTC
This sequence is a window from Deinococcus metalli. Protein-coding genes within it:
- a CDS encoding methyl-accepting chemotaxis protein, which translates into the protein MLHKIASPLNASPAKRHDTLFGNTTQVSAGLLARLSVSQKLALSAAAFALPIAGVLILAVRVHQDNLSFAQREVTGAAQFGAFQQLQSGMMTWINATTEHDAATAKTAAVQVQRGLNQLTTDAGAQGLYDTRTAFEDVASQWATLQKSDMGPGGMIAVSSFAQLAKEQLLPGLETLLQDSKLGRDPEAASNYAIQSVLIKLPEVQVRLASMYLLADALTRVQGQTAVVSILEPQFKEEAIRAGVALDAAMSAAKRAQRSDESLTDTLGAAVNDLAQIRQVLNLGATTGMTEYSSLQADALQAASEQVGKAVRSGSAEVTRLLDARVAATERVMYSQLAALGLLTLAATVLLLLIGRAITRPLAGLARAAGQLARGDLSADVRVTTRDEVGVVAGAFNDAVLKLRANDERNQASLRDSEDLQRNIGAFLDVTMDIAEGDLTRRGTVTEDVLGNVVDSINLMTEELGSVLRTVQDASQSVSVGSREMLGSTEQIQHGAQLTAEEAQRVSERVRAVTHAIRSMAQAAQASAETARQALLASQQGEEAVTGTLDGMQNIRREVQGIAKRIKTLGDRSLEIQEIVDTISQIARQTNLLALNASIEAAGAGEAGGRFSIVADEVRKLADTSSSATARIATLIKTVQAEIQDVVVSVEDGTREVEQGYHVAGTAGERLRQIGALSQQSAQLADEIAQATQAQVQGVEQMGVAVQSIASTAQQSKASVEHGRQTAEQLEALASTLNRSLERFRLPS